From one Triticum urartu cultivar G1812 chromosome 3, Tu2.1, whole genome shotgun sequence genomic stretch:
- the LOC125544935 gene encoding lysosomal Pro-X carboxypeptidase codes for MTRTYVNHLPRHVESSPIPPRSLSIPFPDRLHSAHRSQASAAMHRPRRLPLLLILLGLLPAVARALLPPPRFPGPHARPRPRAGTGDGVGGGYEFETRYFRQRLDHFSFSGEEEFFQQRYLVGRAGAGGWAGPGGPIFFYCGNEGDIAWFAANSGLVWDAAPRFAALVVFAEHRYYGESMPFGSKDKAYNNSRSMAYLTAEQALADYAVLLTDLKRNLSSESSPVVLFGGSYGGMLAAWMRLKYPHIAVGALASSAPILQFEDIVPDTIFYDLVSNDFKRESLSCFQTIKDSWKELDEQGNGQDGLLKLSKTFHLCQTLNTTGALSDWLSSAYSYLAMVDYPMPSEFLMPLPANPIKEVCRNIDKQPEGSSILERIYAGVNIYYNYTGTVDCFDLDDDPHGMGGWDWQACTEMVMPMSSSEGLSMFLPDEFDYALYADDCVKNFGVRPRPRWISTEFGGHNISSVLEKFGSNIIFFNGLLDPWSGGGVLKNISESVVAIVAPLGAHHIDLRPATKEDPDWLVSLRESELEIISGWLSDHYGARGGALFQRATNKDSAAS; via the exons ATGACACGCACGTACGTCAACCACCTCCCGCGCCACGTGGAAAGCTCCCCGATTCCTCCGCGCAGCTTATCGATCCCATTCCCAGATCGTCTCCACTCCGCTCACCGGAGTCAAGCAAGCGCCGCCATGCATCGGCCCCGCCGTCTTCCGCTGCTGCTCAtcctcctcggcctcctcccGGCCGTCGCGCGGGCGCTGCTCCCGCCGCCCCGCTTCCCGGGCCCCCACGCGCGGCCGCGGCCGCGGGCGGGGACGGGAGACGGGGTCGGCGGGGGCTACGAGTTCGAGACCCGCTACTTCCGGCAGCGGCTGGACCACTTCAGCTTCTCGGGCGAGGAGGAGTTCTTCCAGCAGCGGTACCTCGTGGgccgcgccggcgccggcgggtGGGCGGGCCCCGGCGGGCCCATCTTCTTCTACTGCGGCAACGAGGGCGACATCGCCTGGTTCGCCGCCAACTCCGGCCTCGTCTGGGACGCCGCCCCGCGCTTCGCCGCCCTCGTCGTCTTCGCCGAG CATCGCTACTACGGCGAGTCCATGCCGTTCGGCAGCAAAGACAAGGCCTACAACAATTCCAGGTCCATGGCGTACCTGACGGCCGAGCAAGCGCTCGCTGACTACGCCGTGCTGCTCACCGACCTCAAGAGGAACCTGTCCTCGGAAAGCAGCCCCGTGGTGCTCTTCGGGGGCTCATACGGTGGAA TGCTTGCTGCTTGGATGAGACTCAAGTACCCGCATATTGCTGTCGGGGCTCTCGCGTCGTCGGCTCCGATCCTACAGTTTGAGGACATTGTACCTGACACCATATTCTACGATCTTGTTTCAAATGATTTTAAG AGGGAGAGTTTAAGCTGCTTCCAAACAATAAAGGACTCATGGAAAGAATTAGATGAGCAGGGAAATGGGCAAGATGGTCTTCTGAAACTAAGCAAAACATTCCACCTTTGCCA GACCCTGAATACCACGGGGGCCCTTTCGGATTGGTTGAGCTCAGCATACAGTTATCTGGCCATGGTGGATTACCCAATGCCGTCAGAGTTTCTCATGCCTTTGCCTGCCAACCCAATTAAGGAA GTATGTAGAAATATTGACAAGCAACCAGAGGGGAGCAGTATACTGGAACGAATTTATGCAGGAGTAAATATATACTACAATTATACTGGTACGGTTGACTGCTTTGATCTAGATGATGATCCTCATGGAATGGGTGGATGGGATTGGCAG GCTTGTACTGAGATGGTGATGCCAATGTCTTCTAGTGAAGGTCTTAGCATGTTTCTACCAGATGAATTCGACTATGCATTGTATGCCGATGACTGTGTCAAAAACTTTGGTGTTAGGCCAAGGCCTCGATGGATCTCTACAGAGTTTGGTGGTCAT AATATTAGTTCTGTTCTGGAGAAATTTGGTAGTAATATCATATTCTTCAATGGACTTCTCGATCCTTGGAGTGGTGGAGG CGTCCTGAAGAATATATCTGAGAGTGTTGTTGCCATTGTGGCTCCACTAG GAGCGCATCACATAGACCTGCGCCCCGCGACCAAGGAGGACCCGGATTGGCTCGTAAGCCTGAGAGAATCGGAACTCGAGATCATATCTGGCTGGCTATCGGATCACTACGGAGCAAGAGGGGGCGCGCTCTTTCAGCGCGCAACCAACAAGGACTCGGCTGCGTCATGA
- the LOC125544936 gene encoding nuclear matrix constituent protein 1b-like produces MASPRSPAAGALAGDEAIWRKLRDAGFDEESIRRRDKAALIAYISRLESEVYDYQHNLGLMLLERKELVSKHEQLKASMESAEIMHKRERASQQSALAETRKREENLKKNVGIQKECVANLEKALHDMRAETAEIKVSYETKLSEALEMMDTAQKKFDEAEEKLLAAKSLEAECTRARNAALRSLQDMEEREDQLRRYRLSSDHEYEAKEKDISLQRKSLNDMKKMLHEKEQVLLKEQSLLNQRDENIVERLARVTQSEKKLEEDKVILEAEWMSLMEEKNKLDLKMEAVASREEAIIQKESLLDKRESELLILQETIANKERVEIERLNHEQEVALERRKLEFETEMENKRLSFEAEMETKRTLLDQRERALSEQELAFAQREQNVDIRLAELASKEEAIARRTDELNDEEGKLLSQREASYIELQKEREEVQKMKLYLEKEKVFFEEEKREAIQAQQNLAITQADRDDLLTLQIKLKEEIDNLRAQRTELVADADRLQAEKERFEIEWELFDEKKEELQKEAARITEERRVMTEYLNNQSDIIKQEKENLRAEFKKNSETLSCEHEEFMIKMQQEHASWLSKIQHEREDLTRDIDNQRMELLNLAKARQLEIDADLREREKEFEQKKSMELEHINSQKVMIMSKLDHVALELQKLEDERKEANLEREKREQELSEIKNTIEALNNQREKLQEQRKLLHSDRESITEQIQQLDVLKELKSDSENKQLSLIESEKSKMNYTGLLPCGEAHNSTPKNCSAPKLLERKLEVSPSVSTPVSWVRKCAQVIFKRSPEKSSGHDNGRLLDNGVPKNLRKTVDINGSLADELGDQAGEIPQVVNGAKVGKKRNYLLSYDPSEALEPRRKYQRSTIQTVIGGEITLNNCPSVLEEKCSKNEHDAAPLGVLSGISKDHEYSNKGPQNLRIPVDSASSDDLVFANGKADNSDFADEDEPSEEITVSATEPTTGALEGRDEHDEDSDDEDEEEEEEEEEKSSSAKKLWRFLIT; encoded by the exons ATGGCGAGCCCTCGGTCGCCCGCCGCCGGCGCCCTCGCCGGGGACGAGGCGATCTGGAGGAAGCTCCGCGACGCGGGCTTCGACGAGGAGTCCATCAGGCGGCGCGACAAGGCGGCGCTCATCGCCTACATCTCGCGTCTCGAGTCCGAG GTTTATGATTACCAGCACAACCTCGGGCTAATGTTGTTGGAGCGAAAGGAATTGGTATCCAAGCATGAACAACTCAAAGCTTCTATGGAGTCTGCTGAGATCATGCACAAGCGTGAAAGAGCTTCCCAGCAATCTGCTCTAGCTGAAACAAGGAAGAGGGAAGAAAACCTAAAAAAGAATGTAGGCATTCAGAAGGAGTGTGTTGCTAAT CTTGAAAAAGCACTGCATGATATGCGTGCGGAAACAGCTGAAATAAAGGTTTCCTACGAAACCAAATTATCCGAAGCACTTGAAATGATGGATACTGCTCAAAAGAAATTTGACGAGGCAGAAGAGAAGCTTCTTGCAGCAAAATCTTTGGAAGCAGAGTGCACTCGTGCTCGTAATGCTGCATTGAGAAGTTTACAAGACATGGAAGAACGTGAAGACCAGCTTAGAAGATACCGCCTTTCTAGTGATCATGA GTATGAGGCCAAAGAAAAGGATATTAGCTTACAAAGGAAATCGTTGAATGATATGAAGAAAATGTTGCATGAAAAGGAGCAGGTTCTACTGAAAGAACAATCACTTCTTAATCAGAGGGATGAAAATATCGTTGAGAGGTTAGCACGTGTAACTCAGTCGGAGAAAAAGTTAGAAGAGGACAAGGTGATTCTCGAAGCTGAATGGATGTCTCTAATGGAAGAGAAAAACAAGCTGGATCTTAAAATGGAGGCAGTAGCTTCAAGGGAGGAA GCTATAATTCAGAAGGAATCCTTGCTTGACAAACGGGAGAGTGAGCTGTTGATTTTGCAAGAAACAATTGCAAATAAAGAAAGG GTTGAGATTGAAAGGCTGAATCATGAACAAGAAGTGGCcctggagaggagaaagcttgaGTTTGAAACTGAGATGGAGAATAAGCGCTTGTCTTTTGAGGCGGAAATGGAGACGAAGAGGACATTGCTGGATCAAAGAGAAAGAGCTCTCAGTGAGCAAGAGTTGGCATTTGCTCAGAGGGAGCAAAATGTTGACATTCGGCTTGCTGAATTAGCAAGCAAGGAAGAGGCCATAGCAAGGAGAACAGATGAGTTGAATGACGAGGAAGGAAAGCTCCTCTCTCAAAGAGAAGCGTCATACATTGAGCTGCAAAAAGAAAGAGAGGAAGTACAGAAGATGAAATTATATTTGGAGAAGGAAAAGGTTTTCTTTGAAGAGGAGAAACGGGAAGCAATTCAAGCCCAGCAAAATCTTGCAATAACCCAAGCAGATAGAGATGATTTGCTTACTCTACAGATCAAACTTAAAGAAGAAATTGACAATCTTAGAGCCCAAAGAACAGAGCTCGTGGCTGATGCCGATAGGCTGCAAGCAGAAAAAGAAAGGTTCGAGATTGAATGGGAGCTGTTTGATGAAAAGAAAGAGGAGCTTCAAAAGGAAGCTGCTAGAATTACTGAAGAGCGAAGAGTAATGACAGAGTATCTCAATAATCAGTCAGACATCATCAAACAAGAGAAGGAAAATTTGCGTGCTGAGTTCAAGAAGAATTCAGAAACCCTCTCCTGTGAACATGAAGAGTTCATGATTAAGATGCAGCAAGAACATGCAAGTTGGCTGAGTAAGATTCAACATGAGAGGGAAGATCTTACAAGAGACATTGATAACCAGAGAATGGAATTACTGAACTTGGCCAAGGCAAGGCAGTTGGAAATCGATGCTGATTTAAGGGAAAGAGAAAAGGAGTTTGAGCAAAAAAAATCCATGGAGCTCGAGCACATAAATTCTCAAAAGGTGATGATCATGTCAAAACTTGATCATGTTGCGCTTGAATTGCAGAAACTTGAGGACGAGAGGAAAGAGGCTAATTTGGAGCGTGAAAAGAGAGAGCAAGAGCTGTCTGAGATAAAAAACACCATTGAAGCCCTTAATAATCAACGAGAGAAGCTGCAAGAGCAAAGAAAGCTCCTACATTCAGACCGAGAATCAATAACAGAACAAATTCAGCAACTTGATGTGTTGAAAGAACTGAAAAGCGATTCTGAGAACAAGCAACTGTCTTTGATAGAGTCTGAAAAGTCAAAGATGAACTATACTGGCCTCCTTCCTTGTGGTGAAGCTCATAATTCAACTCCTAAGAATTGTTCTGCACCAAAGCTTCTTGAAAGGAAACTAGAAGTGTCACCTTCAGTCTCAACACCAGTATCTTGGGTTCGAAAATGCGCTCAGGTGATATTCAAACGCTCTCCTGAGAAGAGTTCTGGTCATGATAATGGTAGACTTCTTGATAATGGTGTACCAAAAAACCTTCGGAAAACTGTTGACATCAATGGATCACTTGCTGATGAGCTAGGCGACCAAGCTGGAGAAATACCTCAAGTTGTTAATGGTGCAAAAGTTGGGAAGAAAAGGAATTATTTGTTGTCATATGATCCAAGTGAAGCTTTAGAACCAAGGCGGAAGTACCAAAGGAGCACTATTCAGACAGTAATTGGAGGGGAAATTACTTTGAACAACTG CCCATCAGTTCTAGAGGAGAAGTGCTCCAAAAATGAACATGATGCCGCCCCACTTGGTGTATTATCTGGCATCAGCAAGGATCATGAATACAGTAATAAAGGGCCACAGAACCTGAGAATACCAGTAGACTCAGCTTCATCTGATGATCTGGTCTTTGCAAATGGGAAAGCGGATAATTCAGATTTTGCTGACGAGGATGAACCTTCAGAAGAGATCACAGTG TCCGCAACCGAACCAACTACTGGAGCACTTGAAGGCAGGGATGAGCATGATGAAGATAGTGATGacgaagatgaagaggaagaggaagaggaagaagagaaaaGTTCGTCAGCGAAGAAGTTGTGGCGTTTTCTCATCACATGA
- the LOC125544937 gene encoding uncharacterized protein LOC125544937 isoform X1, with translation MPAAVSAVSRGRSKMRNTQRKPSILNFDAGCGSSLSFIVIGLVGCTLIACLFFIGHQVKTGHAHSYPSHLPATRELEEVEEEHFRLPPPHKVNPRAVKRAVKRRGSTKVSKIIDDYLDGSSALHDIFFPSETTAVNPTKGRNDSMYFYPGRVWLDTDGNAIQAHGGGILYDHNTATYYWYGENKDGPTYQIHPEGAHRVDIIGVSCYSSKDLWSWTHEGIVLPGERTNITHDLHISKVLERPKVIYNDRTRQYVMWMHVDDGNYTKASVGVAVSRSPTGPFSYLYSFRPHGFDSRDMTIFKDDDGMAYLFYASRGNTVLHVSPLTNDYLNVTSAMRTILVRRFREAPAVFKLRGTYYMITSRCSGWAPNPALAHATHKIMGPWETLGNPCVGGNHFLRLTTFLSQSTFVLPLPGLPGTFIFMADRWNPSDLRDSRYVWLPLSIGGLADEALDYSFGFPSWSRVSIYWHRKWRLPEGWRKS, from the exons ATGCCAGCGGCCGTATCCGCG GTTAGTAGAGGGAGATCGAAGATGAGGAATACGCAGCGAAAGCCATCTATTCTCAACTTCGATGCTGGATGCGGATCTTCCTTATCTTTTATTGTAATAGGCTTGGTGGGATGCACCCTCATTGCCTGCCTATTTTTCATCGGCCATCAAGTAAAAACTGGGCATGCCCATAGCTATCCCAGCCATCTGCCTGCCACCAGAGAATTggaagaggttgaggaagagCACTTCCGGTTGCCACCTCCTCACAAGGTGAATCCTCGTGCAGTGAAACGTGCAGTCAAACGTCGGGGCTCTACCAAGGTTTCAAAGATCATCGATGATTATCTGGATGGGTCCTCAGCATTACACGACATATTCTTTCCTAGTGAAACAACTGCTGTGAACCCAACAAAAGGCAGAAATGACAGCATGTACTTTTATCCCGGTAGGGTGTGGCTGGACACCGATGGAAATGCCATTCAAGCCCATGGCGGTGGGATTCTGTATGATCACAATACCGCGACATACTATTGGTACGGAGAGAACAAAGATGGACCAACCTATCAAATTCACCCTGAAGGGGCACACCGG GTAGACATTATAGGGGTAAGCTGCTACTCCTCGAAGGACCTATGGTCATGGACTCACGAAGGGATCGTGCTTCCCGGAGAGCGTACCAATATCACACACGACCTTCATATATCAAAGGTTCTTGAGAGGCCCAAGGTGATATATAATGACCGCACTCGGCAGTATGTCATGTGGATGCACGTCGACGACGGCAACTACACTAAAGCATCCGTCGGTGTGGCTGTCAGCAGATCCCCCACAGGCCCTTTCAGTTACCTCTACAGTTTCCGGCCACATGGGTTTGATAGCAGGGACATGACGATCTTCAAAGACGACGACGGCATGGCCTACCTCTTCTACGCTTCTCGGGGCAACACCGTGCTTCATGTCAGTCCACTGACAAATGATTATCTCAACGTCACATCGGCGATGAGGACAATATTGGTGAGACGGTTCAGGGAGGCTCCGGCCGTGTTCAAGCTCAGAGGAACCTACTACATGATCACCTCACGGTGCTCGGGCTGGGCTCCGAATCCGGCGCTGGCACACgccacacacaagatcatggggCCATGGGAGACGCTGGGGAACCCGTGCGTCGGAGGCAACCACTTCCTCCGGCTGACGACGTTCCTGTCTCAGAGCACCTTCGTGCTCCCCCTCCCTGGCTTGCCGGGCACGTTCATCTTCATGGCAGACAGGTGGAACCCGTCGGATTTGCGTGACTCCCGGTATGTGTGGCTGCCCTTGTCCATTGGAGGTCTGGCGGACGAGGCGCTGGACTACAGCTTCGGGTTCCCGTCGTGGTCGAGGGTGT
- the LOC125544937 gene encoding uncharacterized protein LOC125544937 isoform X2, giving the protein MKVSRGRSKMRNTQRKPSILNFDAGCGSSLSFIVIGLVGCTLIACLFFIGHQVKTGHAHSYPSHLPATRELEEVEEEHFRLPPPHKVNPRAVKRAVKRRGSTKVSKIIDDYLDGSSALHDIFFPSETTAVNPTKGRNDSMYFYPGRVWLDTDGNAIQAHGGGILYDHNTATYYWYGENKDGPTYQIHPEGAHRVDIIGVSCYSSKDLWSWTHEGIVLPGERTNITHDLHISKVLERPKVIYNDRTRQYVMWMHVDDGNYTKASVGVAVSRSPTGPFSYLYSFRPHGFDSRDMTIFKDDDGMAYLFYASRGNTVLHVSPLTNDYLNVTSAMRTILVRRFREAPAVFKLRGTYYMITSRCSGWAPNPALAHATHKIMGPWETLGNPCVGGNHFLRLTTFLSQSTFVLPLPGLPGTFIFMADRWNPSDLRDSRYVWLPLSIGGLADEALDYSFGFPSWSRVSIYWHRKWRLPEGWRKS; this is encoded by the exons ATGAAGGTTAGTAGAGGGAGATCGAAGATGAGGAATACGCAGCGAAAGCCATCTATTCTCAACTTCGATGCTGGATGCGGATCTTCCTTATCTTTTATTGTAATAGGCTTGGTGGGATGCACCCTCATTGCCTGCCTATTTTTCATCGGCCATCAAGTAAAAACTGGGCATGCCCATAGCTATCCCAGCCATCTGCCTGCCACCAGAGAATTggaagaggttgaggaagagCACTTCCGGTTGCCACCTCCTCACAAGGTGAATCCTCGTGCAGTGAAACGTGCAGTCAAACGTCGGGGCTCTACCAAGGTTTCAAAGATCATCGATGATTATCTGGATGGGTCCTCAGCATTACACGACATATTCTTTCCTAGTGAAACAACTGCTGTGAACCCAACAAAAGGCAGAAATGACAGCATGTACTTTTATCCCGGTAGGGTGTGGCTGGACACCGATGGAAATGCCATTCAAGCCCATGGCGGTGGGATTCTGTATGATCACAATACCGCGACATACTATTGGTACGGAGAGAACAAAGATGGACCAACCTATCAAATTCACCCTGAAGGGGCACACCGG GTAGACATTATAGGGGTAAGCTGCTACTCCTCGAAGGACCTATGGTCATGGACTCACGAAGGGATCGTGCTTCCCGGAGAGCGTACCAATATCACACACGACCTTCATATATCAAAGGTTCTTGAGAGGCCCAAGGTGATATATAATGACCGCACTCGGCAGTATGTCATGTGGATGCACGTCGACGACGGCAACTACACTAAAGCATCCGTCGGTGTGGCTGTCAGCAGATCCCCCACAGGCCCTTTCAGTTACCTCTACAGTTTCCGGCCACATGGGTTTGATAGCAGGGACATGACGATCTTCAAAGACGACGACGGCATGGCCTACCTCTTCTACGCTTCTCGGGGCAACACCGTGCTTCATGTCAGTCCACTGACAAATGATTATCTCAACGTCACATCGGCGATGAGGACAATATTGGTGAGACGGTTCAGGGAGGCTCCGGCCGTGTTCAAGCTCAGAGGAACCTACTACATGATCACCTCACGGTGCTCGGGCTGGGCTCCGAATCCGGCGCTGGCACACgccacacacaagatcatggggCCATGGGAGACGCTGGGGAACCCGTGCGTCGGAGGCAACCACTTCCTCCGGCTGACGACGTTCCTGTCTCAGAGCACCTTCGTGCTCCCCCTCCCTGGCTTGCCGGGCACGTTCATCTTCATGGCAGACAGGTGGAACCCGTCGGATTTGCGTGACTCCCGGTATGTGTGGCTGCCCTTGTCCATTGGAGGTCTGGCGGACGAGGCGCTGGACTACAGCTTCGGGTTCCCGTCGTGGTCGAGGGTGT
- the LOC125544937 gene encoding uncharacterized protein LOC125544937 isoform X3, whose product MRNTQRKPSILNFDAGCGSSLSFIVIGLVGCTLIACLFFIGHQVKTGHAHSYPSHLPATRELEEVEEEHFRLPPPHKVNPRAVKRAVKRRGSTKVSKIIDDYLDGSSALHDIFFPSETTAVNPTKGRNDSMYFYPGRVWLDTDGNAIQAHGGGILYDHNTATYYWYGENKDGPTYQIHPEGAHRVDIIGVSCYSSKDLWSWTHEGIVLPGERTNITHDLHISKVLERPKVIYNDRTRQYVMWMHVDDGNYTKASVGVAVSRSPTGPFSYLYSFRPHGFDSRDMTIFKDDDGMAYLFYASRGNTVLHVSPLTNDYLNVTSAMRTILVRRFREAPAVFKLRGTYYMITSRCSGWAPNPALAHATHKIMGPWETLGNPCVGGNHFLRLTTFLSQSTFVLPLPGLPGTFIFMADRWNPSDLRDSRYVWLPLSIGGLADEALDYSFGFPSWSRVSIYWHRKWRLPEGWRKS is encoded by the exons ATGAGGAATACGCAGCGAAAGCCATCTATTCTCAACTTCGATGCTGGATGCGGATCTTCCTTATCTTTTATTGTAATAGGCTTGGTGGGATGCACCCTCATTGCCTGCCTATTTTTCATCGGCCATCAAGTAAAAACTGGGCATGCCCATAGCTATCCCAGCCATCTGCCTGCCACCAGAGAATTggaagaggttgaggaagagCACTTCCGGTTGCCACCTCCTCACAAGGTGAATCCTCGTGCAGTGAAACGTGCAGTCAAACGTCGGGGCTCTACCAAGGTTTCAAAGATCATCGATGATTATCTGGATGGGTCCTCAGCATTACACGACATATTCTTTCCTAGTGAAACAACTGCTGTGAACCCAACAAAAGGCAGAAATGACAGCATGTACTTTTATCCCGGTAGGGTGTGGCTGGACACCGATGGAAATGCCATTCAAGCCCATGGCGGTGGGATTCTGTATGATCACAATACCGCGACATACTATTGGTACGGAGAGAACAAAGATGGACCAACCTATCAAATTCACCCTGAAGGGGCACACCGG GTAGACATTATAGGGGTAAGCTGCTACTCCTCGAAGGACCTATGGTCATGGACTCACGAAGGGATCGTGCTTCCCGGAGAGCGTACCAATATCACACACGACCTTCATATATCAAAGGTTCTTGAGAGGCCCAAGGTGATATATAATGACCGCACTCGGCAGTATGTCATGTGGATGCACGTCGACGACGGCAACTACACTAAAGCATCCGTCGGTGTGGCTGTCAGCAGATCCCCCACAGGCCCTTTCAGTTACCTCTACAGTTTCCGGCCACATGGGTTTGATAGCAGGGACATGACGATCTTCAAAGACGACGACGGCATGGCCTACCTCTTCTACGCTTCTCGGGGCAACACCGTGCTTCATGTCAGTCCACTGACAAATGATTATCTCAACGTCACATCGGCGATGAGGACAATATTGGTGAGACGGTTCAGGGAGGCTCCGGCCGTGTTCAAGCTCAGAGGAACCTACTACATGATCACCTCACGGTGCTCGGGCTGGGCTCCGAATCCGGCGCTGGCACACgccacacacaagatcatggggCCATGGGAGACGCTGGGGAACCCGTGCGTCGGAGGCAACCACTTCCTCCGGCTGACGACGTTCCTGTCTCAGAGCACCTTCGTGCTCCCCCTCCCTGGCTTGCCGGGCACGTTCATCTTCATGGCAGACAGGTGGAACCCGTCGGATTTGCGTGACTCCCGGTATGTGTGGCTGCCCTTGTCCATTGGAGGTCTGGCGGACGAGGCGCTGGACTACAGCTTCGGGTTCCCGTCGTGGTCGAGGGTGT